Within the Candidatus Zixiibacteriota bacterium genome, the region CGGTGATCCACCCGATGTCTTCGGCGGTCGCCGAACCGGTCGCCGCGATCAGCAACAGGGCAAGCGAACCAAACAATTTCTTCATACTATTTCGAGCCTCCGGACCGAGGTCCTCTGGGTATTTGCATCATAGCATAGACGTGCGTATTGCGAAGGCGTTTATTGCGAGTACCGCACCGCGGACACGACGTATCACAACTAAGGTATACGGTAACAACAGATTGTCAATGGAAGAAAAAGCGCGGCGCTGTTAGATATCGACGCCGAATGGAGGCAGGGAACCACTTTCGGACCTTCGCTCAGGCTCCTCGGAGAACGCAATTTCCGCGCCCCGGGGCATGGCGGGCAGGTCGGCCGGCGAGAGCAAGGCCCGATTGTCCGCTTGCCTGACATAGGCGGCGGTGACTTTGATGGCACCGCAGAATTTCCGCAGCAGATTGCGGCGCTTTCGGTTAGAAAGAAGGTGGGGGCTCTCGGGGGTCAGGGCGAAGATGAACTCCGGAGTCGAGGACAGAATCCGCACCGCCTCGATCTTCTCTCCGGCGAGGCGATTTTGAATGAACCCGAGAACGGCAAAGAGCGCGCGGAATTCCAGATCGAGGATATCGCCGGTCATGCGCGTCCGGTAGAGAATCCCGTAGTCGGGGATGGCGAAGCTGACAATTGCCGAGACCATCCGATCATCGGCCGCAGGGTCCGGAATGGCCAAGGGGCAGCGGCGCAGCGCAAGATAGCAGGTGAGAGGACACACCGGCGCTTCCATGCACGACCGTTGAGCAATCCCTGTGCCCGACGCCACGGGGGCCCCGGCGGGGTCGTAGGTCGCGGCGGCGGCGGAACTTAGGATAACCTGCCGGGTCGCAGCGGCAGCGGCTTGCCGGGCCGAGTGCAGCTCGCTGCCGAGGAACGCACCGTCACTCGAGCGAGCGCAGGAGCAGGCGACGGAAATCTTCTTCGGCCTCGATGTATTTGCCGGTGGCGGAGGCGAAGGGGCGGCCGTCGGCATCGACAATCTCGCCTTCGGCAAACCACGCCCGGCCCCTCTGTTTAACGACCCGGCCGGTGCAGAAGAGCTTGTCGCCGGTGTAGACGGGGCGGTGGTAGCGGACGGTCATTTCGGCCGTGACGGCGCAGACATCTGCCGCCAACACCGCTTTGACCATCACCTCGTCGAGCAGCGCCGCCGTAATGCCGCCGTGCCCAATGCCGCAATAGCCCTCGAATCGTTCGTCGGCCACAGCCTCGGTGAGAACCTTCTCGCCGTCGAAAAAGAAGCGGGCCTGCAGTCCGCAGGCATTCTTGTCGCCGCAGACGAAGCAGCCGTGATATTTGGGGACTTCTCTCATAGCCGATAGTAGGAGGCGGCGACGGGCAAAGTCAACGATGGAATGGCGTCGGGGAGATCAAACCGTGCAGGCCGAGGCAGAAAAAGTTCGCGCCCGGCTGCGGTCGGCGGCCGGGCGCGGAAATTGAGAGTACGCAGCGGGCGTCAGCCTTCCTGCGAGCAGGCGACGCCGTCGTACGTCCAGGTGTACCCGTTGGCGGTGGCGACGACGTGCACGGCGCCGTTGTGGAATGTCGCGCTGAAATTCCACTGAGTCGGCACCGGCGCTTCGTCGTTGCGCTGGTAGGTCATCATGATGGTCGCGGTGAACCGGCCGGAGGTCGGGCAGCCGCGGTCCCAGGTGGGGCCGGTTTTGGTCACGACGACGTCGTCGAGCGCCGCTTCCGCGGCGAAGTCATAGTGCACGACCGAGTCGGCAAAGACGAACTTGGTCTCGACGCTGCAGCCGTTGGCGCCGTCGATGGTCGCTTCCTGCGTGTGGAGTCCGTCAAAATCGAACAGGCTGTAGCCCGCGCCGTTGATGTAGGTGACGGTGGTGTCGGGAGCGGTCCACGACCACCGGTGGCGGTAGAGGAGCTGCTCGAGGCCGGAGCCCTCCTGGGTCGGCTGGCCGTTGCGCAGGAACTGGATCGAGTCGTTGACGATGGCGATGTAGCCGCTCTGGCTGTGCCATTCCAGGTGGATGGTGTGCCAGCCGGAGCTGTAGGAGACGATCAGGGAGTCGGTGATACCGTTCGGATCGCCGGGACCATGGTGAATCGGATCGTCGTCGTTGGCGGGCAGGGTCTGAATCGCCCCGAGGGCCTCGGTGAACTGGGTAATGGTGGTGTCGAGCAGCGCCTCAAACTGGGTATTGGCCGCCTGGAACTGGGGATCCTCGAGGCTCCCCCACTTGGTCGGGTTGTCGTCGTCGTCGCTGCAGCCCCAGATGAAAGCCAGCGCGGCCAGAGCCAGCGCCGCGCCCGAGAGGAACAAAGACCTGTGAGAACGCATCTGCGTCTCCTTTCTCTGCAGACAGCTCCTCCCGGGCGGCCGGCCGAAGAGGCTATTGGAGCAGGAAGGTCATGATGGCCTTCTGAATGTGCAGCCTGTTCTCCGCTTCGTCGAAGACCCGCGAGTGCGGTCCGTCGATCACTTCGTCGGTGATCTCGCGTCCCCGCTCGGCGGGGAGGCAGTGCAACACGATAGCTTTCGGATCGGCCAGCGCCAGCAGGGAGCTGTTGAGTTGGTATTTTTTCAGCTTCTCTGCTTTCTGCTCGGCCAGATGTTTCTGCCCCATCGAGGCCCAAACATCGGTATAGACTACATCGGCCCCGGCGACCGCTTCTTTAGGGTCCTCGGTGAGGAGAACCCGGCTGGCCGGGTTTGCCTGGGCGCGCCGGAGAATAGCCCCGTCGGGCTGGGTGTCGGCGGCCGTACCGATCCGCAAATCCATGGGAATCAGCGAGGCCAGGTTGAGCCAGCTGTTGACGATGTTGTTGCCGTCGCCCACGTAGGCGATCTTGAAGCGCTCCCGCCCGGGGAAGCTCTCCATGACGGTGAAGTAGTCGCCGAGAATCTGGCAGGGATGCACGAGGTCGGTCAGGCCGTTGACGACGGGCACGGACGCGTACTTGGCGAGGCCCTCGACGTCGGACTGCTTGAACGTGCGGATCATGATCATGCCGATATAGCGGGAGAGCACCCGGGCGGCGTCCTGAATCGTCTCGCGTTCACCCAGCTTGATCTCGTTGTCGGTAATGTAGAGGGCGTGGCCGCCCAGCTGGTTGATGCCGACTTCGAAACTGATGCGGGTGCGCAGCGACGGTTTGGTGAAAATACAGGCGACCGCTTTGCCGGCGAGCGGCTTGGGGGCGATCTGCCCCGATTTCATCCGGGCGCACAGGTCGAAAATCCGGCGGACCTCGTCGGCCGTCAGGTCGGTAATCTGCGTGAGCGAGCGGGCCATGGCGTCTCCTTATGCGGTAGTGTCATTTTTCCGTGTTCAGTCGTGTTTTGGGGAATAAAGAGGATGGTTGGGGCGATGTCAAGTCGGGGGGGGCCGGACAGCCGTCGTCACCCCGGGCTGCCCGACAAAGCCCGCCGAATCCCTTGCCAACCGGAACCGGGCGACCGATATTCCGTAATGAACTGTGGGGATGAGAAAGGACGTTGACGACGATGACCGGACGGCGCGCGACATTTGGCATTATCCTCATCCTTCTGGGGTTCCTCTTTCTGTTGAATTCGCTGGACGTGATGTCGGTCGGGGAGGTGCTCCGCTACCTCGTTCCGCTTGGGTTCATTGCGCTGGGAATCTGGCTGATCATCCGGCGCAAGCAGCAGGATGCGGCGCTGAGTTTCGAAGCGGCGTCGGCCCCTCCTCCCCCGCCCCCGCCCTCGCCCTCTCCGGCCGGACCGGCTCCGCAGACTTTCTGGGCGCATGAGGGGGCGCAAAGCACGGCGGCCCCGGCCGGCGACGCACCCGCAGGAGGATCGGCCGATCCGGCGGCCCCGGCCGGCGGACCGCAGTTCCAATCCCCCGAGTACGGTGTCATGCGGGACGGGAAGCTCCGCTACAGCAAGCTGATCGGCGATCTGACCGTCGATCTGCGGGACCGCGCCGTGCAGCACGTCGAGGTTTCGATGGGAATCGGCGATCTGGAAATCCGTGTCCACGGGGCCAGACTGGAGGGGGGGTTGTGCCGGATGATCGTCTCCGGGTTTGTCGGCGATATACGGATCCTGTTGCCGCCCGACATGGCGGTCCTCGCGCACTGCTCGAATTTCATCGGCGACATCGATTTGCTCGGGCGCCGGGTCTCGGGTTTCAGCAGCAATCTCGACGCGCAGACCGCCAACTACGCCGCCGCCGAACGCCGGCTGTACATCGCCGCCAACAGCTTCCTCGGGGACATCAAGGTCTACCAGGTGTAGGAAGCCGCCCGGCGCTCCTTTCCGCTACAGGATATACCGGCTCAGGTCTTCGTTTTCGATAATGGCCGAGAGGGTCTTCTCGACCATCCTCGCGGTAATCACGACTCTCTTCTTTTCCGGCGGTTCGAAGAGGATTTCTTCGAGCAGCGTGGTCATGACCGTCTGCAGGCGGCGGGCGCCGATGTTTTCCGCTTCGCTGTTGACCCGCTCGGCAAACTCGGCGATGCGCCGCACCGCCTCTTTCTGAAACTCCAGCCGGATCCCCTCGGTTTTCAGCAGCGCCTGGTACTGGAGCACGAGCGCCGATTTGGGTTCCGTGAGGATGCGCTCGAAATCATCGGCGGTCAGCGAGTCGAGTTCGACCCGGATGGGGAAGCGCCCCTGGAGTTCGGGGATAAGGTCGGAGGGTCGGGCCGAGTGGAAGGCGCCGGCGGCGATGAAGAGAATGTGGTCGGTGCGGACCATGCCGTACTTGGTCATGACGGCGCTGCCCTCGACGATAGGGAGGATGTCGCGCTGTACGCCCTCGCGGGAAACGTCGGGACCGGCGGTGCGGTCGCCGCCGCCGGCGATTTTGTCGATTTCATCGATGAAGATGATCCCCGCTTCCTGAACGCGGCCGAGGGCTTCGGCGATCACCTCGTCCATGTCGACCAGGCGGTCGAGTTCCTGGGCGGTCAGGAAGCGGTGGGCCTCGCGCACCGACATTTTGCGCCGGCGCGTCTTTTTCGGCATCAGCCCGGAGAAGAGCTCCTGGAAGTTGACGCCCAGCTCCTCCATGCCCATGGGGGAGAAGATTTCGATGGTGGGGAACTGGGACTGGGGGGCCTCGACTTCGACCTCGCGTTCGTCGAGCTCCCCGCCGATGAGTTTCTCGCGGAGCTTCGCGCGGGTGGTGCGGACCGAATCCGAGGCGGGCCGTTCCCCGCCGTCCCCGGCCGGAGCCTCCGGTTCGGCGGGCGCCAGGAGCAAATCGAGCAGGCGTTCGCTGGCGCCGCGGGCGGCGCGGGCACGGAGTTCCTCCATTTTCTCCGACTTGACCATGTTGACGCCGATGTCGACCAGGTCGCGGATCATCGACTCGACGTCGCGGCCGACATAGCCGACCTCGGTGTACTTGGAGGCTTCGACTTTGAGAAACGGCGCGCCGGCGAGATCGGCCAGGCGGCGGGCGATCTCGGTCTTGCCGACCCCGGTGGGCCCGATCATGATGATGTTGTTGGGCAGAATCTCGGCCCGGAGCGGCGCCGGGACCTGCTGCCGCCGCCAGCGGTTGCGCAGGGCGATGGCCACCGATTTCTTGGCCTGGGTTTGCCCGATGATGTACTTGTCGAGGTGGTCGACGATTTCCCGGGGCGTGGGGTAGGACTGGTTCATCCGAGCGTTTCCACAGTGATGTGTGCGTTGGTGAAGATGCAGATGCCGGCTGCGATCTCGAGCGCTTTGACCGCGATCTTGTCGGCGCTCAGTTTGGGGTTGGCCCAGACGAGCGCGCGGGCGGCGGCCAGGGCAAACGAACCGCCGGAACCGATCGCCACGATCTGGTCGTCGGGTTCGATCACGTCGCCGTTGCCGCTGACGAGAAAAATGTGGCGGCCGTCGGTGACGGCGATGACGGCCTCGAGTCTCTGAAGCGCCTTGTCGGTCCGCCATTCTTTGGCCAGTTCGACCGCGGCGCGGGCGAGGTTGCCGGCGTACTCGTCGGTCTTCTTCTCCAGCAGTTCATAAAGGGCGAGGGCGTCGGCGGCCGTGCCGGCGAAGCCGCAGAGGATGGTGCCCTCGCGCATGGTGCGGATTTTCGAGGAGCGGGCCTTGACAATCGTGTCCTCGAACGTGATCTGACCGTCGCCCGCCATGGCCGCGCGGCCGTTGTGAATGATTCCGATAATCGTCGTCGAACGGGTGCGCATAGTCTCCCCTTCACTCTTTGCTTCCGGAGCGCGGGTGCGCCTTGCGGTAGACTTTCTTCATCGCTTCCGCGGTCACGTGGGTGTACTTCTGGGTGGTCGAGAGGGACGCGTGGCCGAGGATTTCCTTTATCACCATCAGGTCGGCGCCGTTTTCCAGCAGGTGGGTGGCGAACGAGTGGCGCAGGGCGTGGGGGGTGAAATCCAGCCCGCACCTCCGCCCGAACCGTTTCACCAGGCGGTCGATCGACCGCACCGACAGCGGGCCGCCATACCGGTTCAACAGCAGGGCGTCGCAGGCGGTGCCCCGGTCGGCGAGAAATCGGGCGCGGTCATCGAGGTAGGCGCGCACATCCTTGAGCGTTGCGTCGCCGATGGGGACGACGCGGACCTTGTTCCCCTTGCCGGTGACCGTGATGAGCCCCTGGCGGAGGTCGAGATCCCCCGGCCGAATGCCGGCCAGCTCCTCGCGGCGAATGCCGGTGGCGTACAGGAGGGCGATCATGAGAAAGTCGCGCCGGTAGAAATAGGTGCGCTCCGGCTGTTGGGCCGGCGGTTCCTCGAACAGCCGCCCGGCCTCCTTCTGCGGAAGGAACCGGGGCATCCTGGCCGGGTACTTCATCCGCGGGAGTTTGAACAGCCAGACCTCGGCTCTTCCCCGGGCAGCCAGGAATTTCTGGAAACCGGAGAGGGCCGACAGAAAACGGGCGAGCGAGCGGTTCGACACGCCGGCTTCGGCCCGCCGCCGCAGGTAGACGCGCAGCAGGAGCGGGTCGTTCGGCCGGCCTCCCGGCAGGGCGGCGTGCTGCTCGGCCAGAAAAGCCAGCCACGGTTCAAGGTCGCGGCGGTAGGCCTCGACAGTCCGAGGGGAACAGCGGCGCTCCTCGGCGAGAGCGCCCAAATATGCGGTCAGATCCTGCTGGAGCATACGCGGGAGTATAAATACGGGGCGGTCGGAGGGAGGTCAATACAATTGATGGCAACCGGGCGGCCGGATTCGAGCGCGGGCCCGGCCCGGGGCGACCGAAGCCGATCGGGGATTCCGAATTAGTGTGCCGGGGTGTGGGCCTCGACCGAGTCCGGGGCGATCACCGCCTTGCACCGGGGGCACTGGAGGTATTCGCCCTTCGCCTTGGATTCCTTGGCCACAAGGAAGGGGTATGCGCAGTGCGGGCAGGGGTGCGGCACCGGCTTGTCCCAGGTGGCGAACTTGCACGACGGGTAGGCGGAACAGCCGTAGAAGATTTTGCCGCCGCGGGTGCGTTTTTCAACAAGCTGTCCTTTGCAGCCGTCCTGCGGGCAGGCGATACCGAGCGTGATCGCCTTGGTATTCTTGCAGTTCGGGTAGGCCGAGCAGGCGAGGAAGCGGCCGAACCGGCCGGTCTTGATGACCATCGGCGCTCCGCACTTCTCGCACACTTCATCGGTCTTGCGGGCAGCCTCTTCTTCCGGAAGCGGGCGGGTGGACTTGCACTCGGGGTAGGCGGAGCAGGCGAGGAACCGGCCGTTGCGCCCCCACTTGATGACCATCGGCGAACCGCACTTCTCGCACTTGATGTCGGTTTCCTCGGTCATCGCCTCCTTGATTTCCTTCTGCCGTCCCTTGAGAACCTCGATGGATTTCTTGAAAGGCTCGTAGAACTCATTGAGAACCTTCACCCAGTCATCGGTGCCGTCTTCGATGAGGTCGAGCTCTTTCTCCATCTCGGCGGTGAATTTGACGTTGAAGAGTTTGGGAAGGTTTTCCACGAGGATCTTGTTCACCGTCAGGCCGAGTTCGGTCGGCGCAAGCTTGCGTTGTTCGAGCTTGACATATTTCCGGTCGCGGAGGGTGGAAATGATGGAGGCGTAGGTGGAGGGGCGGCCGATGCCGTCGGCCTCAAGCCGCTTCACCAGGGCGGCCTCGGAGTAGCGGGCCGGCGGCTTCGTGAACGACTGGTTCGGCCGGAGCTCGAGGAGCCGGAGGGGATCCTTTTCGGCCAGCCGGGGCAGAGCCGCGGCGGCGCCGTTGCCGTTGCCGTTGTCATCCGCCTCAACTTCCTCATGGTAGATCTTCAGGTAGCCGTCGAACGTGAGCCGCTGCGCGGCGGCCCGGAAGAGGAAGCGGCCGGCGGCGATGTCGATGGTCTCGACGTCGTAGCGGGCCGGGTTCATCTGCGAGGCGACGAAGCGGTTCCAGATCAGGCTGTAGAGCTTGAACTGGCGGGCGTTGAGGAAGCGCTTGACCTTGTCGGGCGGGAGCGCGAGATAGGTGGGCCGGATCGCCTCGTGGGCGTCCTGGGCGTTCTGCTTTTTCGAGTACACCTGCGGTTTGGGCGGCAGGTAGGCCTTGCCGTAGTCGCGGGCGATCAGTTCGCGGGCGGCCTTGAGGGCCTCGTTGGCGATGCGCGTCGAGTCGGTGCGCATGTAGGTGATCAGACCGGTCGGCCCCTCCTGCCCGATATCGACCCCCTCGTAGAGCTCCTGGGCCAGGCGCATCGTGACTTTGGGCGAAAACCCGAACGCCTTGGCCGCCTCCTGCTGAAGGGTCGAGGTGATGAAGGGCGCGGAGGGGCGGCGGATGCGCTCGGTGTTCTTGATCTCGGCGACGACCCAGGATTCTTTCTCCAGCTCCGCCATGTAGCCGCGCACCTCGTTCTCGGAGCCGATCGACATCTTGTTGCCGTTGTCGTTGGAATCGCCGGGTTTGACCACGCTCCGCTCGCCGATCTTGTAGAGGCGGGCCTCGAGACGCTCCTTCCCGGCGGTCTCGAGTTCGGCTGTGAGCTGCCAGTATTCCTGGGAGACGAAAGCGTTGATCTCGGCTTCGCGCTCGCACACAAGGCGGAGGGCGACCGACTGCACGCGCCCGGCCGAGAGGTTGCGGGCGACCGTCTTCCAGAGGAACGGGGAGACGGTGTATCCGACGATGCGGTCGAGGACGCGGCGGGCCTGCTGGGCGTTGACGAGATTCATGTCGATCTCGCGCGGATTGGCGATCGCCTCGAGGACTGCGCCCTTGGTGATTTCGTTGAAAGTGACGCGGCGAAACTTGGCCTTATGGCTGTTGCCGATCGAGTTGGCGACATGCCAGGCAATCGCCTCGCCCTCGCGGTCGGGGTCGGGAGCGAGATAGACGGTCTCGGCCTTCTTGGCGGCCTTCTTGAGCTCGGTGATGACCTTCTGCTTCCCCTCGATCACCGTGTAGTCCGGCTGGAAGTTGTTCTTGACGTCGACGCCCAGCTTGGACTTGGGGAGGTCCATAACGTGGCCGATCGTGGCCATGATGTCGAAATCCTTGCCGAGGAAGCGTGCGAGGGTTTTCGACTTGGCCGGAGACTCGACTATGACCAGGTTTTTCGCCATACCTTCAATGTTGTCGGAACGGGATGCCGGAAATTAACGGGTGAACTCAGCGGGGGCGTTCGAATTTGACCTTCCCCTCGATTAAGTCATTCAGCGCCACCATGGTAATCTTCCGGGAGTCGATGTCGATCTCCGGGTTGTCTTCCATCTGCTCCAACAGGGTGAGGCGCTTGGTGTTGAGCTTGCGCGCATACTTGGAGGCGACAATGACCGCTTCATAACGATTGAGGCCGGTTTTTTCGATCTGCTCGATCGGGACTTTCTTCACGCCTGTCTCCTTTACCGGTTCCGCACCGGTCGTATTAACCAATGATGTTTTCTATTTGTTCCGGCGCCAGGCGGTCGGTACGGCAGTGGTGGGCGATGATGGCCGACTCGACCTCGCGCACGGCGGTCGCAAGGGTATCGTTGATCACGGCGTACTCGAAACGCCGCCACAGGCGCATCTCCCGGGTGGCGTTTTCGAACCGCACCTGAAGCTGTTCCTGCGTCTCGGTTCCGCGCGTGCTCAGGCGGCTGCGCAGCGCCGCGATCGACGGGGGGAGGATGAAGATCGTGATCGCGTCGGCAAACACCGCCTTGATCTTCTCCGCGCCCTGGACATCGATATCGAGGAGCACGACGCCGCCCTCGGCCCGCACGTCCTCCAGCGGTTTCTTCGGCGTCCCGTATTCATACAAATGAACACGGCAGTGTTCCGCGAAAAAATCCTGCTTGGCCAGACGGCGAAATTCGTCGGCCGAGACGAAGAAATACTCGCGGCCGTGGACTTCATCCGGCCGGCGGCTGCGCGTGGTGTAGGAGACCGAGAACCGCCAGGCGGGGTTTCGCTCCAGGAGCTGGCGGCAAATCGAGGACTTGCCGCCGCCCGAGGGGGATGAAATGATGACGACTTTTCCTTTTCCGGTCGGGGTCATGAGGATGCCATCGCCCTGGTTATTCCACATTTTGCACGAGTTCGCGCAGTTTCTCGATTTCTTCTTTCATGGAGATCACCAGGCGGGTAATCGAGGCCTCGGTACACTTGGAGGCAATGGTGTTGGCTTCGCGATTCATCTCCTGGAGGATGAAGTTGAGCCGTTTGCCGACCGGATCATCGCGCCGCAGGTCGGCGTCATACTGGTCGATGTGGCTGAACATACGGGTGCACTCCTCGGTGATGTCGGAGCGCTCGGCCTGGAGGGCCACTTCCTGTTCCAGGCGGTTGGGGTCAAGCTGAATAGTTTCAGCGAGTTCCGAGATTCTGACGAGGAGGCGGTCGCGGTAGCGGTCGACACTCTGGGCAGCCTCCTTCTCGACCGCCCGGGTGATCTCCTTGATCTGGTCGAGACGCTGCTTCATATCGCGCGCCATAGCTTCTCCCTCGCGGCGCCGCATGCGCACGAGAGCGGTCATGGCCTCAGCCAGCGGGGCCTCGAGCTGCTCCCAGATTTCCTCGTCCTCGAAAGCGGTTTCGTCGCTTTTGACAACCTCGGGGAACACGAGCAGGTCGCCGATCGTAACCTCACCCCCGATATGGAGTTGGTCGCGCAGGGCGGCCAGTTGGCGAGCATAGGCCGCGGCGGCCTTCACATTAATAGAGAATCGATCGGTATTCTCCTCCCCTTCGGAGAATCCGACATAGATGTAGACTTTGCCGCGATTCACATGGCGGCCGACCAACTCGCGCACTTTTGGCTCCATCGCCGAAAACTGCCTCGGCAATCGGGCGGATACCTCCAGGAAACGGTTGTTCACGCTGGAAACCTCCACGGTGAACGTACCCAGTGCAGACTTGAATTCGGCCTTGCCGAAACCGGTCATTGAATCCATTGTCATAATTCCTGCCGAAAGACAGGGTCCAAAATAGGGGGTGGGAATCTTTTGTCAACCGCAAAACCGGGAGCGGCGTGTCACTTTTCTCGTCCGGCTGCTGCTAAGAGCTTGTCCACGAAGGAGCAAGGCGGCCAACGGCGCAGGGTTGGCGGCGCCGCGAACGATCGTTCAGGGCTGCACCGGGAAGGCGATCACGAAGCCGACGCCGGCGGTGCGGGGCTCCTCGCGCAGCGTGCCCCCGATGCTGCGGATGAGCAGCCGGGCCGCGCTGAAACCGAACGCGAAGTCGTTGTGGCTTCGATCGAGGGGGGAGTCGACGGTGATTGTCAGGCGGCAGGCCGAGGGTCCGCTAAGTTCGGCGGCGATCCGCACGGTGGCGGTCGCCCGGTCGGCACCGGTGGCGACAGCCTGGAGCAGGTTCTCCAGCGCCAGCGTCACGGCGCGCCGGGACGTTGAGACCTTGGGCATCAGGTCAGTGTGGACGCGCAGCGGCTGGCCGCCCCGGCCGCGGTTGACGTGGTTAACGACGCGGTGGAGGACGATGTTGAGGTCGGTCAGTTCGGGCGCCTGAACCCGGCTGGAGATGTCCAGCGCCGACCGGAGATCCTGCGTCAGGCGGCCGAGATCCTGAAGCGACTCGGTGAGCCGGTGGAGCTGGTCTTTGCCCTCCGCATCCAGAGCCGCGCTCCTCTGACCCAGCCGGGCGCTCAGCGCCACGGCTTCGGCGGTGTCGGCTCCGAGACGGCTCAGGAGGGTCCGCCCGAACGCGAGCACGTCGGCGGCGTCGGCGGCCAGAGCGCCGGGGACAATAGCGACAAAGGCGGTGCGGTCGTTGGGATTCTCGGCCAGCGGGAGAACGGCCAGCAGGCCGGGGCGCCCGGCGGGGAGTTCGACGCGCGCCAGCTCCAGCGCGCCGGTGCTCGGGCGCGCCGCGCCGCGCAGGAAATCATCGAGGCGCTGCCGCTCCTCGGCGGCGCCGCCGGAGAGAATCTCGGCCAGTTCCACCAGATCGACGGAGACATCCTCCACCTGGAAAAGCCGGGCGAGCACCGGATTGTAGACGGCGGTCTTGCCGCGCGAGTCCGCCATCATGGCGCCGATCCCGAGTCCGTCGAGCAGCCCGATCGCAAACTGGATGTTGTCGGCCGTGCGGTCATCGGCAGAGGGGGGCGGCGGGGCCAGCAGCCGCTGGGTGAGCTCGAGGGCGAAGCGGGTGCGGTCGGCCTGTACGCGGGCATCGTTGTCGGCGATGTCGGAAGGAAAGATCACCCGGATGAGAGCCGCCTGACCCTCGTCGAGAGCCAGGCGGGCGATCACCTCGTTCGGAGCGGGTGCGCCAAGTTCAACGGCGCGCTGGATCGACCGCTGGTCGGTGAAATCGTAGGTCTCCCCCGTGTCGGCGACCTGGCGGTGGAGAGGGCCGGTCGGGTCGATCGAGGGAAGCGAGGTGACGCCGTCGCCCGCGTCCAGCGCGCTGCTGCGCGGCTCGAGCCGGTCGGGCGAGACCAAGTAGGCGCACACCTGCACGGCCCCGGAGAACGACTGGAGTTCGCCGAGATAGCCGCGCCAGTCGGCGGTGAGATCGCGGCCGTCGAGATAGGCCACCAGCCGTCGGTAGGCGGCCGCGTGCGGGTCGCGCACGAGGTCGACGGCAACGGCGTTATCGGCCAGAAAGATGAACTGGAAATTGACGGGGTTGCCGGCGTTGAAATTGAGCGTGACGATCGCCCCGGCCCGGATGGCGGCGGCGCCGGGAACCACGAGCGTCAACCCAATGTGGTCGAACGTGATTTCGTAGTGGTTGCGACGGGAGAGAATCTCGTTGACCACGGCCCGCGAGGCTTCGTCGACAAAGTCGATGAGGGCTTTTCCGAACAGCTCTTCACCCGGGCAGCCGAAGAGCTGCTGAGCCTGCTCATCGACAAAGACAAAGCGCCCCTTGAGATCGACCTTGCACACGCCGCAGCGGGCGATCGCGCGGGCGTTCATCTCCACCGCGGCGCCCGGTTTCTGCTGTCGAACCGTCGGCATGCAAACCTCTTCCAACATCGCCCGCCGCTTGCCGGCGGCAGCCGAAGGCATCTCCCCCCGGCGGACCGCCCGCCGTCGTCCCGTACTTCGGTTATATCGGACACATGCAGGGGATTATTCACCGGCGGGGGACAACTTTGCGGGGCAGAATTGCCCCGCAGATCGGCGAGGGTTCTGCCCCGTCAGAGGGGCATCGGTTGCGGACGGCCGCGACGCGACGGTCCGGCGGGCGCGGGCCGGCCGCGGCCTACGGTTTCTTGATCAGGCCCTTGAGCTTGTCGGCGGCGCCCTCGACCGC harbors:
- a CDS encoding PaaI family thioesterase; the protein is MREVPKYHGCFVCGDKNACGLQARFFFDGEKVLTEAVADERFEGYCGIGHGGITAALLDEVMVKAVLAADVCAVTAEMTVRYHRPVYTGDKLFCTGRVVKQRGRAWFAEGEIVDADGRPFASATGKYIEAEEDFRRLLLRSLE
- the argF gene encoding ornithine carbamoyltransferase yields the protein MARSLTQITDLTADEVRRIFDLCARMKSGQIAPKPLAGKAVACIFTKPSLRTRISFEVGINQLGGHALYITDNEIKLGERETIQDAARVLSRYIGMIMIRTFKQSDVEGLAKYASVPVVNGLTDLVHPCQILGDYFTVMESFPGRERFKIAYVGDGNNIVNSWLNLASLIPMDLRIGTAADTQPDGAILRRAQANPASRVLLTEDPKEAVAGADVVYTDVWASMGQKHLAEQKAEKLKKYQLNSSLLALADPKAIVLHCLPAERGREITDEVIDGPHSRVFDEAENRLHIQKAIMTFLLQ
- a CDS encoding cell wall-active antibiotics response protein encodes the protein MTGRRATFGIILILLGFLFLLNSLDVMSVGEVLRYLVPLGFIALGIWLIIRRKQQDAALSFEAASAPPPPPPPSPSPAGPAPQTFWAHEGAQSTAAPAGDAPAGGSADPAAPAGGPQFQSPEYGVMRDGKLRYSKLIGDLTVDLRDRAVQHVEVSMGIGDLEIRVHGARLEGGLCRMIVSGFVGDIRILLPPDMAVLAHCSNFIGDIDLLGRRVSGFSSNLDAQTANYAAAERRLYIAANSFLGDIKVYQV
- the hslU gene encoding ATP-dependent protease ATPase subunit HslU, with protein sequence MNQSYPTPREIVDHLDKYIIGQTQAKKSVAIALRNRWRRQQVPAPLRAEILPNNIIMIGPTGVGKTEIARRLADLAGAPFLKVEASKYTEVGYVGRDVESMIRDLVDIGVNMVKSEKMEELRARAARGASERLLDLLLAPAEPEAPAGDGGERPASDSVRTTRAKLREKLIGGELDEREVEVEAPQSQFPTIEIFSPMGMEELGVNFQELFSGLMPKKTRRRKMSVREAHRFLTAQELDRLVDMDEVIAEALGRVQEAGIIFIDEIDKIAGGGDRTAGPDVSREGVQRDILPIVEGSAVMTKYGMVRTDHILFIAAGAFHSARPSDLIPELQGRFPIRVELDSLTADDFERILTEPKSALVLQYQALLKTEGIRLEFQKEAVRRIAEFAERVNSEAENIGARRLQTVMTTLLEEILFEPPEKKRVVITARMVEKTLSAIIENEDLSRYIL
- the hslV gene encoding ATP-dependent protease subunit HslV encodes the protein MRTRSTTIIGIIHNGRAAMAGDGQITFEDTIVKARSSKIRTMREGTILCGFAGTAADALALYELLEKKTDEYAGNLARAAVELAKEWRTDKALQRLEAVIAVTDGRHIFLVSGNGDVIEPDDQIVAIGSGGSFALAAARALVWANPKLSADKIAVKALEIAAGICIFTNAHITVETLG
- a CDS encoding tyrosine-type recombinase/integrase, whose translation is MLQQDLTAYLGALAEERRCSPRTVEAYRRDLEPWLAFLAEQHAALPGGRPNDPLLLRVYLRRRAEAGVSNRSLARFLSALSGFQKFLAARGRAEVWLFKLPRMKYPARMPRFLPQKEAGRLFEEPPAQQPERTYFYRRDFLMIALLYATGIRREELAGIRPGDLDLRQGLITVTGKGNKVRVVPIGDATLKDVRAYLDDRARFLADRGTACDALLLNRYGGPLSVRSIDRLVKRFGRRCGLDFTPHALRHSFATHLLENGADLMVIKEILGHASLSTTQKYTHVTAEAMKKVYRKAHPRSGSKE